A portion of the Cryptomeria japonica chromosome 5, Sugi_1.0, whole genome shotgun sequence genome contains these proteins:
- the LOC131060894 gene encoding stress-response A/B barrel domain-containing protein HS1 yields MESLGVVKHILLAKFKADITPERTEDLIKGYANLVTLVEPLKSFQWGEDVSVENQQQGFTHVFECTFDNIEGRDAYLAHPTHVEFANQILPAMDKFIIIDYKPMRFI; encoded by the exons ATGGAGTCTTTGGGTGTTGTTAAACACATTTTGCTGGCGAAATTCAAGGCAGACATTACACCTGAAAGAACTGAAGATCTCATCAAAGGATACGCAAACCTCGTTACTCTCGTTGAGCCCTTGAAATCTTTTCAATG GGGAGAGGATGTTAGCGTTGAAAATCAGCAACAAGGCTTCACACACGTTTTTGAATGTACATTTGACAATATTGAAGGTCGTGATGCCTATCTAGCCCATCCCACTCACGTAGAATTTGCTAATCAGATACTACCAGCAATGGACAAATTTATTATTATTGATTATAAGCCAATGCGCTTTATCTGA